In Streptomyces sp. NBC_01381, a genomic segment contains:
- a CDS encoding serine/threonine-protein kinase, which produces MGAAPRETSRSVHSGRPSELIGKQIAGYRIEGEVGRGGMAVVYRAKDLRLDRIVALKLLAPELARNDTFRKRFTHESRVAASIEHPHIVPVFEAGETDGVLYIAMRYVPGLDLRHLLDKSGPLPVGAALRIAVQVASALDAAHDHGLVHRDVKPGNILVAKGTDSDHPEHVYLTDFGLTKKSLSLTGFTTVGQFVGTLDYVAPEQISGRPVDGRCDVYSLACVVHETMAGGPPFQRDDDMALLWAHQYDQPPRLSELRPDLAGGLDEVLAKALAKSPEDRYGSCLEFVAALRAAAGGGAGHPPTRVDVPVEGAPADPGAPPEPPRWARAVFRRLSG; this is translated from the coding sequence ATGGGAGCCGCACCGCGTGAGACGAGCCGGAGCGTGCACTCCGGGCGGCCGTCGGAGCTGATCGGCAAGCAGATCGCCGGCTACCGCATCGAGGGCGAGGTCGGCCGCGGTGGCATGGCCGTCGTCTACCGGGCCAAGGACCTGCGCCTCGACCGCATCGTCGCCCTCAAGCTGCTCGCGCCCGAACTCGCCCGCAACGACACCTTCCGGAAGCGCTTCACCCACGAGTCACGCGTGGCCGCGTCCATCGAGCACCCGCACATCGTGCCGGTCTTCGAGGCGGGCGAGACCGACGGGGTGCTCTACATCGCCATGCGGTACGTTCCCGGGCTCGACCTGCGTCACCTGCTCGACAAATCGGGGCCGCTCCCCGTCGGGGCCGCGCTGCGCATCGCCGTGCAGGTCGCCTCCGCGCTCGACGCGGCCCACGACCACGGCCTGGTCCACCGCGACGTCAAACCCGGCAACATCCTCGTCGCCAAGGGGACGGACAGCGACCATCCGGAGCATGTCTATCTGACGGACTTCGGGCTGACGAAGAAGTCGCTCTCGCTGACCGGGTTCACCACTGTGGGCCAGTTCGTCGGGACCCTCGACTATGTCGCCCCGGAGCAGATCTCGGGGCGTCCGGTGGACGGCCGGTGCGATGTCTACAGCCTCGCCTGCGTCGTGCACGAGACCATGGCCGGCGGCCCGCCGTTCCAGCGCGACGACGACATGGCCCTGCTGTGGGCGCATCAGTACGACCAGCCGCCCCGTCTGAGCGAGCTTCGGCCGGATCTGGCCGGGGGCCTTGACGAGGTCTTGGCGAAGGCGCTGGCGAAGAGTCCCGAGGATCGGTACGGGTCCTGTCTGGAGTTTGTTGCCGCCTTGCGTGCGGCGGCCGGCGGGGGTGCCGGGCACCCGCCGACACGGGTTGACGTCCCGGTCGAGGGGGCCCCGGCGGACCCGGGAGCGCCGCCGGAGCCGCCCCGTTGGGCGCGGGCGGTGTTTCGGCGGCTTTCCGGCTGA
- a CDS encoding streptophobe family protein → MSDQKPPRRAPHGWLHALVAVLAALLVMAVVAALGLWAAGAADLPGGAFPSVVAAVVVMAVGGSVKLSGDAGAIAETNADLSVLPLSVGLAGALVIAAGFLRPLRHRAVAGASELAGWAGRIAALWVLLLIGLGLTAGHEFAVALPEGQVSDIGELLDASPKVGFETEVPLTLVFGLLWLAGVLAVALLVSRGAPLPARLLRFQESVRPAAFAMVVLLLSYVALGLVIGLVVAATKGHAAETLAVLLLGLPNLVWLAFTLGLGASWEGRVEGPFGLPMPQVLDDVLRTPENSTLNLSTLAEYDGRVWWLLAVAAVLVLSAAFLMAARSPARMRAWQHAVHMAVALMLTVLTVCLLARVSAHYGLSLLGIGDLGGGLSGVVLLNPKLWTALGLALAWGLVTGFIGSLLARRVQRHGEVETNPENG, encoded by the coding sequence GTGAGCGACCAGAAACCGCCCAGGCGGGCCCCCCACGGATGGCTGCACGCTCTTGTGGCCGTGCTCGCCGCGCTGCTGGTCATGGCCGTCGTCGCCGCGCTCGGCCTGTGGGCCGCGGGCGCCGCCGATCTGCCGGGTGGCGCGTTCCCGAGCGTCGTCGCCGCCGTGGTCGTGATGGCGGTGGGCGGCTCGGTCAAGCTGTCCGGGGACGCCGGTGCGATCGCCGAGACGAACGCGGACCTCTCCGTGCTCCCCCTCTCGGTCGGCCTCGCCGGGGCGCTGGTGATCGCCGCCGGATTCCTCAGGCCGCTGCGGCACCGGGCGGTCGCGGGTGCGAGCGAGCTGGCCGGCTGGGCCGGGCGGATCGCGGCGCTGTGGGTGCTGCTCCTGATCGGCCTCGGCCTCACGGCCGGCCACGAGTTCGCCGTCGCGCTCCCCGAAGGGCAGGTCTCCGACATCGGCGAGCTGCTCGACGCCTCGCCCAAGGTCGGCTTCGAGACGGAAGTGCCCCTCACCCTCGTCTTCGGTCTTCTGTGGCTGGCGGGTGTCCTCGCCGTGGCCCTGCTTGTCTCACGCGGGGCGCCGCTCCCCGCCCGGCTGTTGCGGTTCCAGGAGTCGGTGCGGCCCGCGGCCTTCGCGATGGTGGTGCTGCTGCTCTCGTACGTCGCCCTGGGGCTGGTCATCGGCCTGGTCGTGGCGGCGACAAAGGGGCATGCCGCCGAAACGCTCGCGGTGCTCCTGCTCGGCCTGCCCAATCTCGTCTGGCTCGCCTTCACGCTCGGGCTCGGCGCGTCCTGGGAAGGCCGCGTGGAGGGACCGTTCGGGCTGCCCATGCCGCAGGTCCTCGACGATGTCCTGCGTACGCCGGAGAACTCGACGCTCAATCTGAGCACGCTGGCCGAGTACGACGGCCGGGTGTGGTGGCTGCTGGCCGTCGCCGCGGTCCTGGTGCTGTCGGCCGCGTTCCTGATGGCGGCGCGCTCGCCCGCGCGGATGCGGGCCTGGCAGCACGCCGTGCACATGGCGGTGGCACTGATGCTGACGGTGCTCACGGTCTGTCTGCTGGCCCGCGTCTCGGCGCACTACGGCCTCTCGCTCCTGGGCATCGGAGATCTCGGCGGCGGCCTCTCGGGCGTGGTCCTGCTGAACCCCAAGCTGTGGACCGCCCTGGGCCTGGCCCTGGCGTGGGGCCTGGTCACGGGCTTCATCGGGAGCTTGCTGGCACGGCGGGTGCAGAGGCATGGCGAGGTGGAGACGAATCCGGAGAACGGCTGA
- a CDS encoding DUF6777 domain-containing protein: MSVEPPSSGSPTGPPSGPLSGPSQPGATQPGATTPSADRPTGPPGSPPGGGGSGGGSGGPSGPGGPDGGATGPGEGPGEKPERPWWKSAPRVAIIAAAIVAAVVLTVVLTRPDGTSDTAGEVLLQPASKSGPDPFTESTARDDDTPPSPTALPSSSASANVTRGVDGSAPGLYGGTRKVSSCDVEKQVSVLQKDAAKNKAFASVLDIEPSAVPAYLRSLTPVQLRVDTRVTNHGYRDGAPTAYQAVLQAGTAVLVDDRGVPRVRCACGNPLTPPVAQKSPKQTGDTWPGYRSSNVVVVAPAVQVVNVFIIFDPHSGEWFERDKGDTGAGDEKTTPPTTKPTPTASVSLSPSESGSPKPCVSAPADGTGAPSPDGSASPCPSTSAPSSPPVTPPSSDVSPPSSEPVQPPESDAPQPESAQSAPVTDGGS, from the coding sequence GTGAGCGTCGAACCGCCGTCGTCCGGCAGCCCCACCGGGCCCCCGTCCGGCCCGCTCTCGGGCCCCTCGCAGCCGGGCGCCACCCAGCCCGGAGCGACCACGCCGTCGGCCGACCGGCCGACGGGCCCTCCTGGTTCTCCGCCCGGCGGCGGGGGATCGGGCGGCGGATCGGGCGGTCCTTCCGGCCCCGGTGGGCCGGACGGGGGAGCCACCGGTCCGGGCGAGGGTCCCGGAGAGAAGCCCGAGCGCCCCTGGTGGAAGTCGGCGCCGCGCGTGGCGATCATCGCCGCCGCGATCGTGGCCGCGGTGGTCCTGACCGTCGTCCTCACGCGCCCCGACGGCACGTCGGACACCGCGGGCGAGGTGCTCCTCCAGCCCGCGTCCAAGTCGGGTCCTGATCCCTTCACCGAGTCGACGGCCCGTGACGACGACACGCCGCCGTCCCCGACCGCGCTGCCGAGCTCGTCGGCGTCCGCCAACGTGACGCGCGGCGTCGACGGATCGGCACCCGGTCTCTACGGAGGCACGCGCAAGGTCAGCAGCTGCGACGTGGAGAAGCAGGTCTCCGTACTCCAGAAGGACGCGGCGAAGAACAAGGCGTTCGCCTCGGTCCTCGACATCGAACCGTCCGCCGTGCCCGCCTACCTGCGCTCGCTCACCCCCGTACAGCTGCGCGTCGACACCCGCGTGACCAACCACGGCTACCGCGACGGCGCCCCGACCGCCTACCAGGCAGTCCTGCAGGCCGGCACCGCCGTGCTCGTCGACGACCGCGGCGTACCGCGGGTGCGCTGCGCCTGCGGCAATCCGCTGACGCCGCCGGTCGCCCAGAAGTCCCCGAAGCAGACGGGCGACACGTGGCCCGGCTACCGGTCCTCGAACGTCGTGGTCGTGGCGCCCGCCGTCCAGGTGGTGAACGTCTTCATCATCTTCGACCCGCACAGCGGCGAATGGTTCGAGCGTGACAAGGGCGACACGGGCGCAGGCGACGAGAAGACCACGCCGCCGACGACCAAGCCGACGCCGACCGCGTCCGTGTCGCTGTCGCCGTCCGAGTCCGGGAGCCCCAAGCCCTGCGTCTCGGCGCCCGCCGACGGCACCGGGGCTCCCTCGCCCGACGGCTCGGCCAGTCCGTGCCCGTCGACATCGGCCCCGTCGTCCCCGCCGGTCACCCCGCCCTCGTCCGATGTGTCGCCGCCCTCCTCGGAACCCGTGCAGCCGCCCGAGTCCGACGCCCCGCAACCGGAGTCGGCACAGTCGGCACCGGTGACGGATGGAGGTTCGTGA
- a CDS encoding exonuclease SbcCD subunit D: MRVLHTSDWHLGRAFHRVNMLGAQADFIGHLVATVRERDVDVVVVSGDVYDRAVPPLAAVELFDDALHRLADLGVPTVMISGNHDSARRLGVGAGLIGRAGIHLRTAPAACGEPVVLADAHGDVAFYGLPYLEPALVKDEFGVVRAGHEAVIGAAMDRVRADLATRAPGTRSVVLAHAFVTGGEASDSERDITVGGVAAVPSGVFDGVDYVALGHLHGSQAISERVRYSGSPLPYSFSESAHRKTMWLIDLGAAGEIDAERIDCPVPRPLARVRGRLDVLLADPDLARHEESWLEATLTDPVRPDDPMARLCERFPHTLSLVFDPERSPEDPDISYAQRLKGRSDQEIAEDFVTHVRGAGPDVRERAVLEAAFDTVRTEDTLREVAR; the protein is encoded by the coding sequence TTGAGAGTTCTGCACACGTCCGACTGGCATCTGGGCCGGGCGTTCCACCGGGTGAACATGCTCGGGGCCCAGGCCGACTTCATCGGCCACCTCGTCGCCACGGTGCGTGAGCGCGACGTGGACGTCGTGGTCGTGTCCGGGGACGTGTACGACAGGGCGGTGCCGCCGCTCGCCGCCGTCGAGCTGTTCGACGATGCGCTGCACCGGCTCGCCGACCTGGGCGTGCCGACCGTGATGATCTCCGGGAACCACGACTCGGCGCGCCGCCTCGGTGTCGGCGCCGGTCTCATCGGCCGTGCCGGCATCCATCTGCGGACCGCGCCCGCCGCCTGCGGTGAACCGGTCGTCCTGGCCGACGCCCACGGGGACGTGGCGTTCTACGGCCTTCCCTACCTTGAACCGGCCCTGGTCAAGGACGAGTTCGGGGTGGTGCGCGCCGGGCACGAGGCGGTCATCGGCGCCGCCATGGACCGGGTGCGTGCCGACCTGGCCACCCGCGCGCCGGGCACCCGTTCCGTCGTCCTCGCCCATGCCTTCGTCACCGGCGGCGAGGCAAGCGACAGCGAGCGGGACATCACCGTCGGCGGGGTCGCCGCCGTGCCGTCGGGCGTCTTCGACGGCGTCGACTATGTGGCCCTCGGCCACCTGCACGGCAGCCAGGCGATCAGCGAGCGGGTGCGCTACTCGGGCTCCCCACTGCCGTACTCGTTCTCCGAGTCCGCCCACCGCAAGACCATGTGGCTCATCGACCTGGGGGCCGCGGGGGAGATCGACGCCGAGCGGATCGACTGCCCGGTGCCACGGCCGCTCGCCCGCGTCCGGGGACGGCTCGACGTGCTGCTCGCCGACCCGGACCTCGCCCGCCACGAGGAATCCTGGCTCGAGGCGACACTCACCGACCCGGTGCGGCCCGACGACCCCATGGCCCGCCTCTGCGAGCGCTTCCCGCACACGCTCAGTCTCGTCTTCGACCCGGAACGGTCCCCGGAGGACCCGGACATCTCGTACGCACAGCGCCTCAAGGGCCGCAGCGATCAGGAGATCGCGGAGGACTTCGTGACCCATGTGCGCGGCGCCGGGCCCGATGTGCGCGAACGGGCGGTCCTGGAGGCGGCGTTCGACACCGTCCGCACCGAGGACACCCTGCGGGAGGTCGCCCGATGA
- a CDS encoding SMC family ATPase: MRLHRLRITAFGPFGTTQDIDFDELSAAGLFLLHGPTGAGKTSVLDAVCYGLYGSVPGPRQGGGQGVTLRSDHAQAGARTEVCLELTVAGRRLEVTRQPPWERPKKRGTGTTMEKAQSRLREYAAADAGHEGGWKDLSRSHQEIGEEISQLLGMSKEQFCQVVLLPQGDFARFLRADAEARGRLLGRLFDTRRFAAVEQRLAEQRREAEGAVREGDAELLADAHRMQQAAGSDAAELPLPDLSPGDPGLADAVLTWAAVARTSARERCAIARCALTAAESGQAAAARRFDDVRELDRLQGRFAQAQERAGRLAEHADDHRRNKDRMERSRKAETVAPALGLRRATEEEHRRATAEEARARGQLPATFADAGAVGLAGAARKAAEELGGLESARRAERRLAELGTERVALEREERADDELLREAAGWLDGWEASRAGLQGRIESAQEAATRAEHLAGQLEPAQGRLEAARRRDRLAGEAARAHESALAARERATDAHEHWLTLKEQRLGGIAAELAAGLTDGAPCAVCGSAEHPAPAPKSAGHVDRATEEAALAAYRQAGELSTKADGRLGEIREALAAEGAAASGAGTAPDGSRALPESPQGPSVEEIAAFVERLRAEHAEVRDCASGLRAAREALDKAEREHDRRVAARHEAALRASSRATRREALDREQEALEAELTRARGASGSVAARAAQLERQTALLTEASEAARTADDTAQRLKDADARLADAAFRAGFDTPGDAAGALLDDERHRALQHRIDAWQNEEAAVRSLLAEPDAAAAAQQPPANLPAARDTAERADARARAAASALDAADRRRAELDRLSARSAAGARGIAPLRAEYDRVARLAGLAAGTSADNERKMRLESYVLAARLEQVAAAATARLQRMSSGRYTLVHSDDRTGRGRSGLGLHVVDAWTGRERDTSTLSGGETFFASLALALGLADVVTDEAGGVRLDTLFIDEGFGSLDDQTLDEVLDVLDSLRERDRSVGIVSHVADLRRRVHAQLEVEKGRAGSVVRQRGGV, encoded by the coding sequence ATGAGGCTGCACCGGCTCCGGATCACCGCCTTCGGCCCCTTCGGCACCACCCAGGACATCGACTTCGACGAGCTCTCCGCCGCCGGGCTCTTCCTGCTGCACGGCCCGACCGGCGCCGGGAAGACCTCCGTCCTGGACGCCGTCTGCTACGGCCTGTACGGCTCGGTGCCGGGACCCCGGCAGGGCGGCGGCCAGGGCGTGACCCTGCGCAGCGACCACGCACAGGCCGGCGCGCGCACGGAGGTGTGCCTCGAACTCACTGTGGCAGGACGCCGGTTGGAGGTCACCCGGCAGCCGCCCTGGGAGCGCCCGAAGAAGCGCGGCACCGGTACGACCATGGAGAAGGCGCAGAGCCGGCTGCGCGAGTACGCGGCCGCGGACGCCGGGCACGAGGGCGGATGGAAGGACCTCAGCCGCTCCCACCAGGAGATCGGCGAGGAGATCAGCCAGCTCCTCGGCATGAGCAAGGAGCAGTTCTGCCAGGTCGTGCTGTTGCCCCAGGGCGACTTCGCGCGCTTCCTGCGGGCCGACGCCGAGGCCCGCGGCAGACTCCTGGGGCGGCTCTTCGACACCCGCAGGTTCGCCGCGGTCGAGCAGCGCCTGGCCGAGCAGCGGCGTGAGGCCGAGGGTGCGGTGCGCGAGGGCGACGCGGAGCTGCTCGCCGACGCGCACCGGATGCAGCAGGCGGCGGGCAGCGACGCCGCCGAGCTGCCGTTGCCCGACCTGTCGCCCGGCGACCCGGGGCTCGCCGATGCCGTGCTGACGTGGGCCGCCGTGGCCCGCACGAGCGCCCGTGAACGGTGCGCGATCGCACGGTGCGCGCTCACGGCCGCCGAGTCCGGGCAGGCCGCCGCGGCGCGCCGGTTCGACGACGTACGCGAACTCGACCGGCTGCAAGGGCGGTTCGCCCAGGCCCAGGAGCGAGCCGGGCGGCTTGCGGAACACGCGGACGATCATCGGCGGAACAAAGACCGCATGGAGCGGTCCCGCAAGGCCGAGACGGTCGCCCCGGCGCTCGGCCTGCGCCGGGCCACCGAGGAGGAACACCGGCGCGCCACCGCCGAGGAGGCCCGCGCGCGGGGCCAGCTGCCCGCCACGTTCGCGGACGCCGGGGCCGTGGGACTCGCCGGCGCCGCACGCAAGGCGGCCGAAGAGCTCGGCGGCCTCGAATCGGCCCGGCGCGCCGAACGCCGCCTCGCCGAACTCGGCACGGAGCGTGTCGCGTTGGAGCGCGAGGAGCGCGCCGACGACGAACTGCTGCGGGAGGCCGCGGGCTGGCTCGACGGCTGGGAGGCCAGTCGCGCCGGACTCCAGGGGCGCATCGAGTCCGCCCAGGAAGCGGCCACGCGCGCGGAACACCTCGCGGGCCAACTGGAGCCCGCCCAGGGCCGGTTGGAGGCGGCGCGCCGCCGCGACCGGCTCGCCGGGGAAGCGGCCCGCGCACACGAGAGCGCCCTCGCCGCACGGGAGCGCGCCACCGACGCACACGAACACTGGCTCACCCTCAAGGAGCAGCGCCTGGGCGGCATCGCCGCCGAGCTGGCCGCGGGGCTCACCGACGGCGCCCCGTGCGCGGTGTGCGGATCGGCCGAACACCCGGCGCCCGCACCCAAGTCCGCAGGGCACGTCGACCGCGCCACCGAGGAGGCCGCCCTCGCCGCCTACCGGCAGGCGGGCGAGCTGAGCACGAAGGCCGATGGGCGCCTCGGCGAGATCCGGGAGGCCCTTGCCGCCGAGGGCGCCGCGGCATCGGGTGCGGGGACCGCGCCGGACGGTTCGCGTGCCCTTCCCGAATCCCCGCAGGGCCCCTCCGTCGAGGAAATCGCCGCATTTGTCGAGAGGCTGCGAGCCGAACACGCCGAAGTACGCGACTGCGCCTCCGGTCTGCGCGCCGCCCGGGAAGCCCTCGACAAGGCCGAGCGCGAGCACGACCGCAGGGTCGCCGCGCGGCATGAGGCCGCACTCAGGGCCTCCTCCCGCGCCACGCGACGCGAGGCGCTCGACCGTGAACAGGAAGCCCTGGAGGCCGAGTTGACCCGGGCGCGGGGCGCCAGCGGCAGTGTCGCCGCCCGTGCCGCGCAGCTGGAGCGGCAGACGGCGCTCCTGACCGAGGCCTCGGAGGCGGCCCGCACCGCCGACGACACCGCCCAGCGGCTCAAGGACGCCGACGCGCGACTCGCCGACGCCGCCTTCCGCGCGGGGTTCGACACGCCGGGGGACGCCGCCGGCGCACTCCTGGACGACGAGCGGCACCGCGCGCTGCAGCACCGCATCGACGCGTGGCAGAACGAGGAGGCGGCGGTACGTTCCCTGCTCGCCGAACCGGACGCGGCCGCCGCCGCACAGCAGCCGCCAGCCAACCTGCCGGCCGCCCGTGACACGGCCGAACGGGCCGACGCGCGGGCCCGCGCCGCCGCGTCGGCGCTCGACGCGGCGGACCGGCGCCGCGCCGAACTCGACCGGCTCTCCGCCAGGTCGGCCGCGGGCGCCCGCGGGATCGCCCCGCTGCGTGCCGAGTACGACCGTGTGGCGCGGCTCGCCGGACTCGCCGCGGGCACCTCGGCGGACAACGAACGCAAGATGCGTCTGGAGTCGTACGTCCTCGCCGCCCGCCTCGAACAGGTCGCGGCCGCCGCGACCGCACGGCTGCAGCGCATGTCGTCGGGCCGCTACACCCTGGTCCACTCCGACGACCGCACCGGCCGCGGCCGATCCGGCCTCGGACTGCACGTGGTCGACGCGTGGACGGGCCGCGAGCGCGACACGTCGACGCTGTCGGGCGGCGAGACGTTCTTCGCCTCGCTCGCCCTCGCGCTCGGCCTCGCCGACGTCGTCACCGACGAGGCCGGCGGCGTACGCCTCGACACGCTCTTCATCGACGAGGGCTTCGGCAGCCTCGACGACCAGACCCTGGACGAGGTCCTCGACGTACTGGACTCGCTGCGCGAGCGGGACCGCAGCGTCGGCATCGTCAGCCACGTCGCGGACCTGCGGCGCCGGGTGCACGCGCAGCTGGAGGTCGAGAAGGGGCGTGCGGGGTCGGTCGTGCGCCAGCGGGGCGGGGTCTGA
- a CDS encoding Lrp/AsnC family transcriptional regulator: MTGYSTDATDWRILDVLQREGRASYAELARAVAMSPSAVTERVRRLEEAGVIQGYAAVVDPERLGLPILAFVRLRYPNGNYKPFHDLVEVTPEILEAHHVTGDDCFVIKVAARSMNHLEEVAGRIGALGSVTTSVVYSSPLPRRPLGR; this comes from the coding sequence ATGACCGGTTATTCCACGGACGCCACCGACTGGCGCATCCTCGACGTCCTCCAGCGCGAGGGCCGCGCCAGCTATGCCGAGCTGGCCCGGGCCGTCGCCATGTCCCCGAGCGCCGTCACCGAACGGGTCCGCCGGCTCGAGGAGGCGGGCGTGATCCAGGGGTACGCGGCCGTGGTGGACCCGGAGCGGCTCGGCCTGCCGATCCTCGCGTTCGTCCGCCTGCGCTATCCCAACGGCAATTACAAGCCGTTCCACGATCTGGTGGAGGTGACCCCGGAGATCCTGGAGGCGCACCACGTCACGGGCGACGACTGCTTCGTGATCAAGGTCGCGGCGCGCTCGATGAACCACCTGGAGGAGGTCGCCGGGCGGATCGGCGCCCTGGGGTCGGTGACCACGAGCGTCGTCTACTCGTCGCCGCTGCCGAGGCGCCCGCTGGGCCGCTGA
- a CDS encoding rhodanese-like domain-containing protein has protein sequence MSTTTQTPSPAATGAPNSVLRVPPASPAAAAAYFGASLAFHADVSDVASALAADGDPGFVVIDSRSTASWDQGHVPGAIHLPTALIPQQAEQLLDKSVPVVTYCWGPGCNGATRAALALAELGFQVKEMLGGFEYWVREGFEFETWEGSERRAPDPLTAPEDAEDCGC, from the coding sequence ATGAGCACTACGACGCAGACCCCGAGCCCCGCCGCCACCGGCGCCCCCAACTCCGTACTCCGGGTGCCGCCCGCATCGCCGGCCGCGGCCGCCGCGTACTTCGGCGCGAGCCTCGCCTTCCACGCCGACGTGTCCGACGTCGCCTCGGCACTCGCCGCCGACGGCGACCCCGGCTTCGTCGTGATCGACTCCCGGTCGACCGCGAGCTGGGACCAGGGGCATGTCCCCGGCGCGATCCACCTGCCGACCGCGCTCATCCCGCAGCAGGCCGAGCAGCTCCTCGACAAGTCCGTCCCCGTGGTCACCTACTGCTGGGGCCCCGGCTGCAACGGCGCAACCCGCGCCGCCCTCGCCCTCGCCGAACTCGGCTTCCAGGTCAAGGAGATGCTGGGCGGCTTCGAGTACTGGGTGCGCGAGGGCTTCGAGTTCGAGACGTGGGAGGGCAGCGAGCGGCGCGCCCCGGACCCGCTCACCGCACCCGAGGACGCGGAGGACTGCGGCTGCTGA